A stretch of Blattabacterium cuenoti DNA encodes these proteins:
- the rpsO gene encoding 30S ribosomal protein S15 yields MTIIEKKKEIFKTYGKSIHDTGSVQGQIALFTYRINHLSRHLKNNKKDFNTERTLVKLVGKRKKLLKYIEKRDFNSYKNIIKHLGLRK; encoded by the coding sequence ATGACTATTATAGAGAAAAAAAAAGAAATATTCAAAACTTATGGAAAATCTATTCATGATACAGGATCTGTACAAGGACAAATTGCTTTATTTACTTATAGAATCAATCATTTAAGTAGACATCTAAAAAATAATAAAAAAGATTTTAATACGGAAAGAACTTTAGTAAAATTAGTGGGTAAAAGAAAAAAATTGTTAAAATATATAGAAAAACGTGATTTCAACAGTTATAAAAATATAATTAAACATTTAGGATTAAGAAAATAG
- a CDS encoding GH3 auxin-responsive promoter family protein: protein MIKYLCGYFTSSFLKKRIKNIESFMRYPIEIQNQLIHQLIFYARDTEFGKKYGFRDIKKYQQFDERIPLCKYSDLKSIIKRIRKGEKNILWPGSVKWFAKSSGTTNARSKYIPVTSFSMNECHYKAGKDLLSIYIHNHPKTKIFFGKAVRLGGSHKLYKNYNTFYGDLSSILIKNMPFWADYICIPGKEIALMSEWEKKLENIIIKTVNKDVRIMLGVCSWILILLNKFLKKFNKKKINEIWPNIEVIFHGGVSLTPYIHQYENLFEKSINYYNVYSASEGFFAVQDKKNVEDLLLLLNHGIFYEFISVKDINEPNPKILSLDKVELNKNYALVISTNAGLWRYIVGDTIRFTNLSPYRISISGRTSHYINSFGEELIIENAEKALNVACIKTDSIIHEYTAGPIYINKKNSGAHEWIIEFKKHPKNLVDFRDILDKELKFLNSDYDTKRYKDIVLGPPIIYVARNGLFYDWLKKHKKLGGQNKIPRLSNDRKYIDSILKMERI, encoded by the coding sequence ATGATCAAATATTTATGTGGATATTTTACATCTTCTTTTCTTAAAAAAAGAATAAAAAATATAGAATCTTTTATGCGTTATCCTATAGAAATTCAGAATCAATTAATTCATCAATTAATTTTTTACGCTAGAGATACTGAATTTGGAAAAAAATATGGATTCCGTGATATAAAAAAATATCAACAATTTGATGAAAGAATTCCCCTATGTAAATATTCGGATTTAAAATCTATCATTAAAAGAATCCGAAAAGGGGAAAAAAATATCCTTTGGCCAGGATCCGTTAAATGGTTCGCTAAATCTTCTGGAACTACAAATGCAAGAAGTAAATATATTCCTGTTACTTCATTTTCTATGAACGAATGTCATTATAAAGCGGGAAAAGATCTATTATCTATTTATATACATAATCATCCAAAAACAAAAATATTTTTTGGAAAAGCAGTTCGTTTAGGAGGAAGCCATAAATTGTATAAAAATTATAATACGTTTTATGGAGACTTGTCTTCTATTCTAATTAAGAATATGCCTTTTTGGGCCGATTATATTTGTATTCCTGGTAAGGAAATAGCTTTAATGAGCGAATGGGAAAAAAAATTAGAAAATATTATAATAAAAACCGTAAATAAAGACGTTCGTATTATGCTTGGGGTTTGTTCTTGGATATTGATCCTTTTAAATAAATTTTTGAAAAAATTTAATAAAAAAAAAATTAACGAAATATGGCCTAACATAGAAGTAATATTTCATGGAGGAGTAAGTTTAACTCCTTATATTCATCAGTATGAGAATTTGTTCGAAAAATCTATTAATTACTATAATGTATATAGTGCTTCAGAAGGTTTTTTTGCTGTTCAAGATAAGAAAAATGTAGAAGATCTTTTACTTTTATTAAATCATGGAATTTTTTATGAATTTATTTCTGTTAAAGATATAAATGAACCAAATCCTAAAATTTTATCCCTTGATAAGGTTGAATTGAATAAAAATTATGCACTTGTTATTTCTACCAATGCTGGATTATGGAGATATATAGTTGGAGATACTATTAGATTTACAAATTTATCTCCATATAGAATATCTATTTCAGGAAGAACTTCACATTATATTAATTCTTTTGGAGAAGAATTAATTATCGAAAATGCAGAAAAAGCTTTAAACGTCGCTTGTATAAAAACAGATTCTATTATTCATGAATATACAGCTGGACCTATTTATATAAATAAAAAAAATTCGGGAGCTCATGAATGGATTATAGAATTTAAAAAACATCCCAAAAATTTAGTCGATTTTAGAGATATTTTAGATAAAGAATTAAAATTTTTGAATTCAGATTATGATACTAAACGATATAAAGATATTGTTTTAGGTCCACCTATTATATATGTAGCTAGAAATGGTTTATTTTATGATTGGTTAAAAAAACATAAAAAACTTGGAGGACAAAACAAAATACCTCGTTTATCTAATGATAGAAAATATATCGATTCCATTTTAAAAATGGAAAGGATATGA
- a CDS encoding sigma-70 family RNA polymerase sigma factor → MRQLKITKQVTNRESESLDKYLHEIGKIPLLTPEEEVEYARKARKGDPTAITKLVNANLRFVVSVAKQYQNQGLSLCDLINEGNLGLIKGILRFDETRGFKCISYVVWWIRQAILQAIAEQSRSIRQPTNKLALLNKILKTFAQLEQELQRTPSTREIADHLNMNEKDVEESIKNSGRHVSMDAPLIEGEDSNLYDLVRSDESPRPDEHLEKESLRKDIKRILETLSERERRVIILHFGLNGSPPMTLEEVGQSCDLTRERVRQIESIALKRLKHSSRSKILKPYLG, encoded by the coding sequence ATGAGACAACTTAAAATAACTAAACAAGTAACAAATCGTGAATCAGAATCCTTGGATAAATATCTTCATGAAATTGGAAAAATACCATTATTAACTCCAGAAGAAGAAGTGGAATATGCTCGTAAAGCAAGAAAAGGAGATCCTACCGCTATAACTAAATTGGTAAATGCAAACTTGCGATTTGTGGTTTCTGTAGCTAAACAGTATCAAAATCAAGGATTAAGTTTATGTGATTTAATTAATGAAGGAAATTTAGGACTAATAAAGGGAATTTTACGATTTGATGAAACTAGAGGATTCAAATGTATATCTTATGTGGTTTGGTGGATAAGACAAGCTATTTTACAAGCTATAGCTGAACAATCACGTTCTATCAGACAACCTACAAACAAACTAGCTTTATTAAACAAAATATTAAAAACTTTTGCTCAATTAGAACAAGAATTACAAAGAACCCCTTCTACAAGAGAAATTGCAGACCATTTAAACATGAATGAAAAAGATGTCGAAGAATCTATAAAAAATTCAGGAAGACATGTATCCATGGATGCCCCTTTAATAGAAGGAGAAGATTCTAATTTATATGATTTGGTTAGATCGGATGAATCTCCTCGTCCAGATGAACATTTAGAGAAAGAATCTCTACGAAAAGATATAAAAAGAATTTTAGAAACTTTGAGCGAAAGAGAACGTCGTGTTATTATTTTACATTTTGGGTTAAATGGGTCTCCTCCAATGACTTTAGAAGAAGTTGGACAATCATGTGATTTGACAAGAGAACGTGTTAGACAAATAGAAAGTATAGCGTTAAAAAGATTAAAACATTCTTCTAGAAGTAAAATTCTTAAACCTTATTTAGGATAA
- a CDS encoding putative sugar nucleotidyl transferase, protein MDFILYDGIEWKNLFPLTLTRPVSEIRLGLFTIKERWEKLMGEKSVDIITQPFLSKKYSKKTKKYYKNILLINSSFIPNEELIQIIFSLKENEVVFFNQKIIVIRKDFFSYEEYEKKIHLKLGNKNDYSKIYNIKKIVHIQYPWDIFINNEYVLKKDFMLLTKGKKSFSLLGKNYVICKEKIFLEEDIKTNNIVLNAQFGPIYIDKKVTIREGSVIIGPVSIGKNVTLNIGSKIYGGTSIGPFCKIGGEIINSVIFSYSNKVHDGFLGNAILGEWCNLGAGTNISNLRNDYRKVTVWNYEKKDFFPVDILFFGIIMGDHSKSAINTQFNTATMIGVNSSIFGFGFPPRFIPSFSLGGIQNREKIPFDHICKTAEIAMDRRNVNFSILDRNILEYLYNSLDI, encoded by the coding sequence ATGGATTTCATATTATACGATGGAATAGAATGGAAAAATTTGTTTCCTCTAACGTTAACTAGACCTGTATCTGAAATTAGATTGGGTTTATTTACTATAAAAGAAAGATGGGAAAAATTGATGGGAGAAAAATCGGTAGACATTATTACACAGCCATTTCTTTCTAAGAAATATTCAAAAAAAACTAAAAAATATTATAAAAATATTTTATTGATTAACTCTTCGTTTATTCCGAATGAAGAATTAATTCAAATAATTTTTTCTTTAAAAGAAAACGAGGTCGTTTTTTTTAATCAAAAAATTATAGTTATCAGAAAAGATTTTTTTTCTTATGAAGAATATGAAAAAAAAATTCATTTGAAACTTGGAAATAAAAATGATTATAGTAAAATATATAATATAAAAAAAATTGTTCATATCCAATATCCATGGGATATATTTATTAATAATGAATATGTATTAAAAAAGGACTTTATGCTTTTAACAAAAGGAAAAAAATCTTTTTCTTTATTGGGTAAAAACTATGTTATTTGCAAAGAAAAAATTTTTTTGGAGGAAGATATAAAAACTAATAATATTGTTCTTAATGCTCAATTTGGACCAATTTATATTGATAAAAAAGTAACCATTAGAGAAGGATCTGTGATTATAGGACCTGTTTCTATTGGAAAAAATGTGACATTAAATATAGGATCAAAAATATACGGAGGAACATCTATTGGTCCCTTTTGTAAGATAGGAGGAGAAATTATAAATTCTGTTATTTTTTCTTATTCTAATAAAGTTCATGATGGATTTTTAGGAAATGCTATTTTAGGGGAATGGTGTAATTTAGGAGCTGGAACTAATATCTCTAATTTAAGAAATGATTATCGTAAGGTTACAGTTTGGAATTATGAAAAAAAAGATTTTTTTCCTGTTGATATACTATTTTTTGGAATAATTATGGGAGACCATTCTAAATCCGCAATAAATACTCAATTTAATACAGCAACGATGATAGGGGTAAATTCTAGTATTTTTGGATTTGGATTTCCACCTAGATTTATTCCTTCATTTTCTTTAGGAGGAATACAGAATCGTGAAAAAATACCTTTTGATCATATTTGTAAAACTGCTGAAATTGCAATGGATCGTAGGAATGTAAATTTTTCTATTTTAGACAGGAACATTTTAGAATATTTGTATAATTCATTAGATATTTAA
- a CDS encoding type B 50S ribosomal protein L31, which produces MRKKIHPENYRLVVFKDINNDKIIICRSTVNTKDFIQIDGDNYPLYKMEISSYSHPFFTGEKKYLVKTGPAEKFKKKYEKYKKF; this is translated from the coding sequence ATGAGAAAAAAAATACATCCGGAAAATTATAGACTTGTTGTTTTCAAAGATATTAATAATGATAAAATTATTATTTGTAGATCTACTGTAAATACGAAAGATTTTATACAAATAGATGGAGATAATTATCCGTTATATAAAATGGAAATATCTAGTTATTCTCATCCGTTTTTTACTGGAGAGAAAAAATATTTGGTAAAAACAGGTCCAGCGGAAAAATTCAAGAAAAAGTATGAGAAATACAAAAAATTTTAA
- a CDS encoding 3-oxoacyl-ACP synthase III family protein, with protein sequence MIRSIITGTGHYLPKGIIKNNHFFKHKFYDKKGVIIEKSNEEIIKKFQHITEIEERRYLKKNLLNSDIATIAAKRAIKNSKIYKEKIDYIISAHNYGDIHPISFQSDLMPSIAARVKNKLQIKNKKCRPYDMIFGCPGWIEGMILADQLLRSKYAKNILITSSETLSKVIDPHDKNSMIFSDGAGAAVLSGIEVDIEYEGDGIIHYDSQCNNNKELYYLTNGPSLNPNYKKSLVNIKMNGRRIYEYALTEVPNMLKNILDHVNLHLKDIKKILIHQANAKMDYAILKRLLKLYNCTSLNMDFYTKIMPMSIQKFGNSSVATIPTLLDLILQGKMPPHEIKPGDTILMTSLGAGMNINGMIYRFPKEKK encoded by the coding sequence ATGATTCGATCAATCATTACAGGAACTGGGCATTATTTGCCAAAAGGAATTATAAAAAATAATCATTTTTTTAAACATAAGTTTTATGATAAAAAAGGAGTAATAATCGAAAAATCCAATGAAGAAATTATTAAAAAATTTCAACATATAACGGAAATAGAAGAAAGGAGATATCTAAAAAAAAATTTATTGAACTCTGATATTGCTACAATTGCAGCAAAACGAGCTATAAAAAATTCTAAGATTTATAAAGAAAAAATAGATTATATCATATCCGCTCACAATTATGGAGATATTCATCCCATTTCTTTTCAATCGGATTTAATGCCTTCTATAGCAGCTAGAGTAAAAAATAAACTTCAAATAAAAAATAAAAAATGTAGACCATATGATATGATTTTTGGGTGCCCTGGTTGGATAGAAGGGATGATTCTAGCTGATCAACTATTGAGATCTAAATATGCTAAAAATATATTAATTACAAGTTCTGAAACTTTATCAAAAGTGATTGATCCTCATGATAAAAATTCCATGATTTTTTCAGATGGGGCAGGAGCGGCCGTTTTATCAGGAATAGAAGTAGATATAGAATATGAAGGAGATGGGATTATACATTATGATAGTCAATGTAACAATAATAAAGAATTATATTATTTGACTAATGGTCCTTCTTTAAATCCTAATTATAAAAAATCTTTAGTTAATATTAAAATGAATGGAAGAAGAATATATGAATATGCATTAACGGAAGTTCCAAACATGTTGAAAAATATATTGGACCACGTTAATTTACATCTAAAAGATATTAAGAAAATTCTTATTCATCAAGCTAATGCAAAAATGGATTATGCTATTTTAAAAAGATTATTGAAATTGTATAATTGTACATCTTTAAACATGGATTTTTATACGAAAATTATGCCAATGAGTATACAAAAATTTGGAAATTCTTCTGTAGCCACTATTCCTACTTTGTTAGATTTAATTTTACAGGGTAAAATGCCTCCTCATGAAATAAAACCTGGAGATACTATATTAATGACTTCTTTAGGAGCTGGAATGAATATCAATGGAATGATTTACCGTTTTCCAAAAGAAAAAAAATAA
- the metE gene encoding 5-methyltetrahydropteroyltriglutamate--homocysteine S-methyltransferase produces MLKHNLGYPRIGIRRELKKACEDYWSNKIDSNNLFEIGNKIREDNWKEQERSGLDLIPCNDFSFYDHVLDMSLLLGVIPESYLDIPIIKDHIDLYFSMARGFQKNKWDIKAMEMTKWFNTNYHYIVPEFNKNQKFSIFSNKIFDELKESQKLLKSVRKIKPVLIGPVSYLFLGKEKDPYFQKMDLIENIVPVYIEIIHKLKNQGVNWIQLDEPILVLDMSEKEKEVFRYAYKEISILCSEMNILLTSYFDGISENISLLSDFFVKALHIDLVEDSNQLEKILSFVKESEMFLSLGIINGRNIWKNNYNSSIKKIEKTIKYIGENRVMIAPNCSLLHVPIDVEYENFIHKDVKNKMSFAKQKIYELNDLEKIIEGNRDLLFENSHLMEKNKGSSIIHDKKVKERTMKISENDIKRENPFYIRQKKQQEKFRLPLFPTTTIGSFPQTKEIRSLRNKYRKKELSKKEYHQKIKCFIVDVIKKQEFLNLDVLVHGEFERTDMVEYFSDKLKGILSTENGWVQSYGSRCVKPPIIYGDISRNGDMTVDWICFAQSKTKKLMKGMLTGPVTILQWSFVRDDQPIFHTAYQIAWSMREEVLSLEKSGIKIIQIDEPALREGLPLKKKNWKSYFDWSIKAFRLSSSGVKDDTQIHTHMCYSEFNNILEYIADMDADVITMETSRSKMELLKAFSKFSYPNEIGPGVYDIHSPRIITKEEIFDLIKKASKILPIRNIWINPDCGLKTRKWKEVLESLKNMTEAAKKARVKLITK; encoded by the coding sequence ATGCTGAAACATAATTTAGGTTATCCTCGAATAGGAATACGAAGAGAATTAAAAAAAGCTTGTGAGGATTATTGGTCAAACAAAATTGATTCAAATAATTTGTTTGAAATAGGAAATAAAATAAGAGAAGATAATTGGAAAGAGCAAGAAAGGTCAGGTTTAGATTTAATTCCATGCAATGATTTTAGTTTTTATGATCATGTTCTAGATATGTCTTTATTATTAGGAGTAATTCCGGAATCTTATCTAGATATACCAATTATTAAGGATCATATTGACTTATATTTTTCTATGGCTAGAGGTTTTCAAAAAAATAAATGGGATATAAAAGCGATGGAAATGACTAAATGGTTTAATACTAATTATCATTATATAGTTCCTGAATTTAATAAAAATCAAAAATTTTCTATTTTTTCAAATAAAATTTTTGATGAATTAAAAGAATCCCAAAAATTATTAAAATCAGTAAGAAAAATAAAACCTGTACTAATTGGACCTGTATCCTATCTTTTTTTAGGAAAAGAAAAGGATCCATATTTTCAAAAAATGGATTTAATTGAAAATATTGTTCCTGTTTATATAGAAATTATTCATAAATTAAAAAATCAAGGAGTTAACTGGATTCAACTAGATGAACCTATTCTAGTTTTAGATATGTCCGAAAAAGAAAAAGAAGTTTTTCGATATGCTTATAAAGAAATATCTATATTGTGTTCAGAAATGAATATTTTGCTAACTTCTTATTTTGATGGAATTTCAGAAAATATTTCTCTTCTTTCAGATTTTTTCGTAAAGGCCTTACATATAGATTTAGTGGAAGATTCAAATCAATTAGAAAAAATTCTTTCTTTTGTTAAAGAATCTGAAATGTTTTTATCATTAGGAATTATTAATGGAAGAAATATATGGAAAAATAACTATAATAGTTCTATAAAAAAAATAGAAAAAACAATAAAATACATAGGAGAAAATCGTGTCATGATTGCTCCAAATTGTTCACTATTGCATGTACCAATAGATGTAGAATATGAAAATTTTATTCATAAAGATGTAAAAAATAAAATGTCTTTTGCTAAACAAAAAATTTATGAGTTAAATGACTTAGAAAAGATTATTGAAGGGAATAGGGATCTTCTATTTGAAAATTCTCATTTAATGGAAAAAAACAAAGGTTCTTCTATTATTCATGATAAAAAAGTGAAAGAAAGAACTATGAAAATTTCAGAAAATGATATAAAAAGAGAAAATCCTTTTTATATTAGACAAAAGAAACAACAAGAAAAATTTCGTCTTCCTCTATTTCCAACTACTACGATAGGATCTTTTCCACAAACAAAAGAAATACGTAGTTTACGAAATAAATATAGAAAAAAAGAATTAAGTAAAAAAGAATATCATCAAAAAATTAAATGTTTTATTGTAGATGTTATTAAAAAACAAGAATTTTTGAATTTAGATGTTCTTGTTCATGGAGAATTTGAGAGAACTGATATGGTAGAATATTTTTCAGATAAATTAAAAGGAATACTTTCTACTGAAAACGGATGGGTTCAAAGTTATGGAAGTCGATGTGTTAAACCTCCTATCATTTATGGAGATATTAGTAGAAATGGAGATATGACTGTTGATTGGATTTGTTTTGCTCAATCTAAAACTAAAAAATTAATGAAAGGGATGTTAACGGGACCTGTTACTATTTTACAATGGTCTTTTGTTAGGGATGATCAACCTATTTTTCATACTGCTTATCAAATAGCTTGGTCTATGAGAGAAGAAGTGTTATCCTTAGAAAAATCTGGAATTAAAATTATACAAATAGACGAACCTGCTCTTAGAGAAGGATTACCTTTGAAGAAAAAAAATTGGAAATCTTATTTTGATTGGTCTATTAAGGCTTTTCGTCTTTCTTCGAGTGGAGTAAAAGATGATACTCAAATACATACACATATGTGTTACAGTGAATTTAATAATATATTAGAATATATTGCCGATATGGATGCCGATGTTATTACTATGGAAACTTCTAGATCTAAGATGGAGCTATTAAAAGCCTTTTCTAAATTTTCTTATCCTAATGAAATAGGACCAGGCGTCTATGATATTCATTCTCCAAGAATTATTACTAAAGAAGAAATTTTTGATTTAATAAAAAAAGCTTCAAAAATATTGCCGATTAGAAATATTTGGATTAATCCAGATTGTGGATTAAAAACTAGAAAATGGAAAGAAGTATTAGAATCTCTTAAAAATATGACAGAAGCTGCTAAAAAAGCAAGAGTAAAACTTATTACTAAGTAA
- the ubiE gene encoding bifunctional demethylmenaquinone methyltransferase/2-methoxy-6-polyprenyl-1,4-benzoquinol methylase UbiE, translated as MKKYSLSSKSKEVQKMFNHISSRYDLINHILSFGIDFLWRKKVIHLLNVFKKEKISNILDLATGTGDLAILLATKFNNANVIGLDPSKNMLKIAENKIKNHDLEKRIKVIQGFSQKMPFENNIFDIVTISFGLRNFQYIHLSMREIYRILKPLGILGILEFSNPSNYWIKKIYNFYSHFIMRKIGGLLSNNYNAYNYLKESIQSFSYFCEKKMNKLLKYHQFDTIYIQKYTFGIVTIYFYLKKT; from the coding sequence ATGAAAAAATATTCTCTTTCTTCTAAATCTAAAGAAGTACAAAAAATGTTTAATCATATTTCTAGTAGGTATGATTTAATTAATCATATATTATCTTTTGGTATAGATTTTTTATGGAGAAAAAAAGTCATTCATCTATTGAATGTATTTAAGAAAGAAAAAATTTCTAATATACTAGACTTAGCTACCGGAACTGGAGATTTAGCCATATTATTAGCAACTAAATTTAATAATGCTAATGTGATAGGTTTAGATCCGTCCAAAAATATGTTAAAAATAGCTGAAAATAAAATAAAAAATCATGATTTAGAAAAAAGAATAAAAGTAATTCAAGGATTTTCTCAAAAAATGCCATTTGAAAATAATATTTTTGATATAGTAACTATTTCTTTCGGATTAAGAAATTTTCAATATATTCATTTATCTATGAGAGAAATATATAGAATTTTAAAACCTTTAGGAATATTAGGAATATTAGAATTTTCTAATCCTTCCAACTATTGGATAAAAAAAATATATAATTTCTATTCTCATTTCATAATGAGAAAAATAGGAGGGTTGTTATCTAACAATTATAACGCTTATAATTATTTAAAAGAATCTATTCAATCCTTTTCCTATTTTTGTGAAAAAAAAATGAATAAACTTTTAAAATATCATCAATTTGATACAATATACATACAAAAATATACTTTTGGAATTGTGACTATTTATTTTTATTTGAAAAAAACTTAA
- a CDS encoding polyribonucleotide nucleotidyltransferase, translating to MQQDIVKETVSMKDGRTIVIETGLLAKQADGAAIVRVQDTMLLSTVVISKEIKNKTNFFPLIVDYREKYSAGGKIPGGFIKREGRPSDEEILTMRLVDRVLRPMFPKYLKKEIQIMISLLSYDHTVLPDGLAGLAASTALSVSGVPFYGPISEIRIIRIKGEFFINPSLDQLKEADLDLIVGASKNSIIMIEGEMKEVKEDEFLKAIIMAHEAIKPQIEAQIRLSNKLIKNRFYSDETMKNTAIIETEYEFLEKKLFTFSYEKINEVYSNFLDKKNRSIQEKIILNNFKKQFLIEEEIEKKEIFIDQSYEEIRKKIIRNLILEKGIRLDGRSNRQIRSIYSIVDYLPGVHGSALFSRGETQSLTTVTLGSSLDANRIDNVIMENQEKFYLHYNFPPFSTGEIRPIRGISRREIGHGNLAQRALKNMIPNNPYTIRVVSDILESNGSSSMATVCAASLALMDAGISIKNPVSGISMGLFMENEKQVIISDILGEEDHFGDLDFKITGTKNGITACQMDVKKIQGLTYNLLNEILIQALEGRLFILKKMQETLPRYRKKMKTNAPKIYTFTIPKDFIGLVIGPGGKVIQEIQSCTNTNIIIEEKGNVGYIEIIGKDDEKIEKAINRIKKIAFVPELGKIYKAKVKSIKDFGAFVEIAKGVEGLLHISEIRWERLNNIEEEFHIGDIIDVKFMGMDEKNKKMKLSRKRLFPRPVKKESILSKKQRKEKKR from the coding sequence ATGCAACAAGATATAGTAAAGGAAACCGTTTCTATGAAAGATGGACGAACTATCGTTATAGAAACCGGTTTATTAGCTAAACAAGCTGATGGAGCGGCTATTGTACGAGTACAAGATACCATGTTATTATCTACTGTAGTGATTTCTAAAGAAATAAAAAATAAAACAAATTTTTTTCCCTTAATTGTGGATTATAGAGAAAAATATTCGGCTGGGGGAAAAATTCCTGGAGGTTTTATAAAAAGAGAAGGAAGACCTTCCGATGAAGAAATATTGACTATGAGATTGGTCGATCGTGTATTAAGACCTATGTTTCCAAAATATTTAAAAAAAGAAATACAAATTATGATTTCTTTACTATCATATGATCATACTGTTTTACCAGATGGATTAGCAGGATTAGCCGCATCAACAGCTTTATCTGTATCAGGGGTTCCTTTTTATGGACCAATATCAGAAATACGTATTATTCGAATTAAAGGAGAATTTTTTATTAACCCTAGTTTAGATCAATTAAAAGAAGCCGATTTAGATTTAATAGTAGGTGCGTCAAAAAATTCAATTATCATGATAGAAGGAGAAATGAAAGAAGTAAAAGAAGATGAATTTTTGAAAGCTATTATTATGGCTCATGAAGCTATAAAACCTCAAATAGAAGCTCAAATACGTTTATCTAATAAATTGATAAAAAATCGTTTTTATAGTGATGAAACGATGAAAAATACAGCTATAATAGAAACAGAATATGAATTTTTAGAAAAAAAACTTTTTACTTTTTCATATGAAAAAATAAATGAAGTTTATAGCAATTTTTTAGATAAAAAAAACAGATCTATTCAAGAAAAAATTATCTTAAACAATTTTAAGAAACAATTTTTAATAGAAGAAGAAATAGAAAAAAAAGAAATTTTCATTGATCAATCATATGAAGAAATCAGAAAAAAAATAATCAGAAATTTAATTTTAGAAAAAGGGATTCGACTGGATGGAAGATCTAATCGACAAATACGTTCTATTTATAGTATTGTTGATTATTTACCTGGAGTACATGGATCTGCTTTATTTTCAAGAGGAGAAACCCAATCTTTAACCACAGTGACATTAGGATCGTCTTTAGATGCTAATAGAATAGATAATGTAATCATGGAAAATCAAGAAAAATTCTATTTACATTATAATTTTCCTCCCTTTTCCACAGGAGAAATTCGTCCAATAAGAGGGATATCTAGACGTGAAATAGGTCATGGAAATTTAGCTCAACGTGCACTAAAAAATATGATTCCTAATAATCCATATACAATTCGTGTTGTATCAGATATTTTAGAATCTAATGGATCTTCTTCTATGGCTACAGTTTGTGCTGCTAGTTTAGCTTTAATGGATGCTGGAATTTCCATTAAAAATCCAGTATCAGGTATTTCTATGGGGTTATTCATGGAAAATGAAAAACAAGTTATTATATCCGATATACTAGGAGAAGAAGATCATTTTGGAGATTTAGATTTTAAAATAACAGGAACAAAAAATGGAATTACAGCTTGTCAAATGGATGTAAAAAAAATACAAGGACTCACATATAATCTTTTAAATGAAATTTTAATACAAGCTTTAGAAGGTCGTCTATTTATTTTAAAAAAGATGCAAGAAACTCTTCCTAGATATAGAAAAAAAATGAAAACCAATGCTCCAAAAATATATACTTTTACTATTCCTAAAGATTTTATAGGTTTAGTAATAGGACCTGGTGGAAAGGTAATTCAAGAAATACAATCCTGTACAAATACAAATATAATTATTGAAGAAAAAGGGAATGTTGGTTATATTGAAATTATTGGAAAAGATGATGAAAAAATAGAAAAAGCTATTAATAGGATCAAAAAAATAGCTTTTGTTCCTGAATTAGGAAAAATTTATAAGGCTAAAGTAAAATCTATAAAAGATTTTGGAGCATTCGTAGAGATAGCTAAAGGGGTAGAAGGGTTGTTACATATTTCAGAAATAAGATGGGAAAGACTAAATAATATAGAAGAAGAATTCCATATAGGGGACATTATCGATGTAAAATTTATGGGAATGGATGAAAAAAATAAAAAAATGAAACTTTCTAGAAAAAGACTATTTCCTCGTCCAGTAAAAAAAGAAAGTATATTATCCAAAAAACAAAGAAAAGAAAAAAAAAGATAA